GGATGATGCGAGCTGCGCTCAATCGTCTCGGCGGCCATGCCGAGAGCTCCGTCATCATCGGCGACAACATGGAAACCGACATACTGGCGGGTGTGCAGGCGGGCCTGGAAACCATCCTGGTGTTGACGGGGGTCACGAGAGAAGAACAACTCGATTCCTTCGCGTTCCAGCCCGGCCGGGTGGTTCCGAGCGTAGCTCAGATCGAGAGCCTCTGATCGAACGCGGTGAGGCCCTGAGATGAACGTCCTGTTCTGCGGCACGACCGGCTCCACGTGCCGTGGCTCCGACGCCTGGGCGGCGCACTACTCCCCGCGCGATGGTCGCGGTCCGCATTTCAGCGACGGCCGCGGAACGAGATGGGCATGAAGAACGTGAAGCATCTGGTGAAGCTCGGGAGCGGCTCCATCATCTCGATCCCTTCAGCGTGGTGAGGACGGCACATCCTCGAGCTCGAGGCCATGCGCGGCATCGCCACTCCTCGCACCGTCCCCTCCTCCTGCCCGAACGGATCGGATCGCCGCCACCGGCGGCGGCGTTGCACGAGGACGCGCACGCTCGGTGCCGGTGGGCAATGGCTCCGGTCGTTCCGCCGCTTCGCGACACGGTTCCTCGGGCGGGACGCGTCGAGAAGCGGCATCCGTTTTGCTAACCGCTCCGCGGAGGCGGCAATGAGCAAGGTGACAGAGGGAAAGGAAGTCGCAAGCGAACACTTGTGGTCGATCATTCTTGCGGGCGGAGAGGGCACGAGGACCCAGGAGTTCATCCGGCGCGAGCTGGGAGTCGACAAGCGGCAGAGTCCGCCTTTCGGAACGGGGCCCTCTGGAACACGGCCATCCTCGTAGGGAAGGTTCAGTCGTTCTGGCGCCTGGGCTGGCGCCACCTGCCGCAGATGATGGTTCCCTTCGTGGAGCTGTGGGAAAGCCTGGGAACCGAGAACGAGTCGGCGGTGCTGGAACGAATCTATCGCACGCTTCCGACCCTGGATTTGTCCCGGGATCTCCTGCAGGCCTCGACGGCGAACCTTGTGGTCTCCAAGCTCTCGAACCTCCTGTGGAGCGATTGGGGGAGCCCCGCCCGGATCCGTGAGACCCTCGAGGTCATCGGCGCCCGGGAGCGCGCTTCGGAAGCTCTCGAAACCCTGCACCTCTCGGTCGAGGAAGCGTGAAACCATCCTCTCACGTGGGGCGACATCGGCCTCGAGAAGGTTGCCTTGGTCGTCGAGCGATCCCTCCTTTCTCGCGACCCTGGAGAAGAGGCGAGGGAGAACGGCACCACCGCGGACCAGCGACCCATTCGAAGCGAAGGCCGTCACTCCTCCTTGGACCACACCCTCGATAGGGTGAGGCGCAGGGAGATACCCATATCGACGCTGTTCAGGTATTGGCCGAAGCGCGCGCTCCCCTCGTTCGAGACCACGTCGCGGGGGTTGAAGTGGCTTCCGATGTTGTTGAGCTGGAGGCCCAGGCGTATGTCCCTGCCTTTCACCCTAACGCCCCTGGTGACACGGATATCGAAAGAGAAGAAGCGCGGGAACCGTCCCCCCCGATTCCGCTCGCCCTCCGGAGCGAACCCTCGGTCATAGACGGTGTAGGGAAAGCCGGAGCGCCACTCGAAGGAGGGTCGGACTTCGATATCCCGCGGGAGCCTCCAGGTTCCCCACAGCAGGAAGCGGTGCGGAACGTCGTGGCCCAGGCGCGACCTCTCGTTCGCGTAGATGAGGGGGTACCGCAGATTCTGGTAGAGCGCCCCGAGGTCGTTTAGGTCCCCCTCGGAACGCGACCGCGTGTAGGCGAGAAACAGCTCCCTGTCGGGCCGGGTGGAAAGGCGGAGCGTCGCCTCGAGCTCGCGGCTCTCGGATTCCCCCCGCGACGAGAGAAGGTAGGTTCCCCGGTTCCCCTCGACGATTCGGTCGATCACCATCTCCTTGGCGCCCTCTCGGTGGCGATAGCCGACCTGGAGTTGAAGCCCCTTTGCGAGCTCGCGGTTCAGCTCGAGGTTCCAGGAGACGCTGCGAGGCGAGCTGAGGCCCTCGTCCGCGATCCGGTGTTGGAACACGATCGTTGGATCGGACCCGCTGCCCGCCCCAAACCCCGTCTCGACGCGATTCTGGAACTGCTCGAATGCGTCGGCGTGGAGGGAAACGTGATCGTAGAAGACACCCGCTCCTCCACGGAGTATCGTACGGCCGTCGCGGTCGAGAGCCGCCGCGAACGCGAACCGCGGTACGATCCGGGAGTCGGAGAGGAGATCGTCGTAGTCGTAGCGGATGCCGAGCTCGACGCCCAAGCGATGGTTGAGCCGCCATAGGTCCTGAAGGTAGGCCGAGGCCACCAAGTCCGAGCCCTCGACCGAGGGGTCTCCGAGGAAGCGAACGCGTCCCACGAGCGCAGCATCCGTCCCGACCACGTCCAGCGGGAGCGAGCGATCGATCCCGTCGAAGCTCGTGTGGACGATTCCTCCGCCCCCTTTCAGGAGGTGGCTGCCGAAGAGGTCCGAATACGAACGGGTCACGCTGCCGATAAGATCGAAGCGCGAGGTGTCTCGCTCCACGTTGTTGAAGTAGTTCTGCCTGAGCCCGTCCGGGGTGAGAACCGACGCGCCCTCCCCCTTGGGCCGAAGGGACAGGGAGTACTCCTTTCCCGCCGCGAGGATCTCGACCAGGTTCTTTCCGACCGTCGAGCGGGTGGAAACCGCCGCGTTCCATCCGTTGCTGTGGAACTCCGGGGTCGAGGCCTCGGTGCTCAACGCGTTCAATCCCAGGTTATCGGTCTCGCCTGGGAAGTAGGAGAAGGTCGTGGTGACGTGGTGATTCTCCGCGACCCTCCAGTCGAGCTGGGTGAAGCTGTCGTAGCTCTCGAGCACGCTCTCGTCCCCACCGGACTCGACGTCGTAGACGCGCGACCTCACGAACCGGTATGCGAGGCTCTGGGCGAGCCATAGCTTTCCCTTCTCGATGGGGCCCCGGACCGCGATCTGAGGAACGAACGCGCGGATGCCCTGGATCTTCCCATCACGAAAGTTGATCTTCGGAAGGATGTCTCCGATGTCCAGGTGCCATTCATCCGTCCCCGCGCGGGTGTTCACTTCCGCGACCGCGGCCGTCACCCTGCCGAACTCCGCGGAATACGGGATCTCGGTCACCTTGACCGTTTCCACCGCTCTCAGCGGAAGGTCCACGGCGAAGTCCCCCGTCACCGGATCGGTAACGTTTGCGCCGTTCACGAGCAGGATCGACTGGGTAGGCCGCGCGCCGCTGAAGCTGATGCGGCCTTCCGGGTCCCGAACCACTCCGGGCAACAGGGGGAAGGCGTCGTGGAAGCGGTCCGTCGACAAAGGGAGGAGGTCGAGTCGTGCGGTCTCGATTTCCACGGCAGGGTTGGGCTCGGCCGGAACCCCTTCTTCGACCGGGACCACTCCACGGACCATTACGCTCTCCATGAATCTCGAGAGAGAGAGAGAGACGTCCACCCGGCTCTCGACCTCGCCCGTGACGATCACGTCCTGGACCGTGAGATCCTCGTAGCCGGGAAAGGTGAAGAGCAGGCGGTACGTCCCGGGAGGGACGTCCGCGAACCGGAATTCGCCTTCCGCATTCGAGACCTGGGAGAGAGCGGGACCGCCGTTCTCGGCAAGGGTGACCGAAACTCCGGCAACCGTCTCCTGAGCCGGGTTCGTGATCCTGCCTGAGACGCTCCCGCTGTCGAGAGCTCCCGCAAGACGAGCCGCGACCGCGGCGAGCAGGATGGACATCCTGGCGGCCATCATGTCTCCGCAGTCCGAGGGCAAGGTCCGGTGCGAGAACAGCTCCCCGCTCGGTTCACGGGAACGGAACCCTCCATGTTCGTTCCATACCGCGCACTCATCACGGACATCCGCTCACGAGGGGACATCGCCTCCAAAAGCCCGCAGCTCGCGCTCGGCCTGAAGCCAGTCGTCCCCCAACGCGACTGAGGCCTTCCCCTCGCCGCTCGTTCGGGTCGAACGCCCGCCGCGCGATGGCTTCGTACGTTGGATCGGCCGCGGCGCGAAGCGGAGATTCTTGCTTCCTAGCCGGTCGCCGGCGGGAGCAGCCCACGAGGTCAGCGTCGTCGATCCGCCGCCCAGTGGAGCTCGCTCGCCTTCCCGGTCTCTTCATATGACCTGCCGTTACGTGCCGGCGGACGCACTCGCGACATCCCGTGGTGCCAGTCCTACGGCAGACCCTCGGCTATTGCGGATGCTTTGGGGGGCAACATCGATGCCACAATTGCACCCGTCGCTCGCCGCGAACCATCGCACGTCCGCCCAGCCACTTCCGGGAAACGGATCGGATCGGTGC
This portion of the Vicinamibacteria bacterium genome encodes:
- a CDS encoding TonB-dependent receptor gives rise to the protein MMAARMSILLAAVAARLAGALDSGSVSGRITNPAQETVAGVSVTLAENGGPALSQVSNAEGEFRFADVPPGTYRLLFTFPGYEDLTVQDVIVTGEVESRVDVSLSLSRFMESVMVRGVVPVEEGVPAEPNPAVEIETARLDLLPLSTDRFHDAFPLLPGVVRDPEGRISFSGARPTQSILLVNGANVTDPVTGDFAVDLPLRAVETVKVTEIPYSAEFGRVTAAVAEVNTRAGTDEWHLDIGDILPKINFRDGKIQGIRAFVPQIAVRGPIEKGKLWLAQSLAYRFVRSRVYDVESGGDESVLESYDSFTQLDWRVAENHHVTTTFSYFPGETDNLGLNALSTEASTPEFHSNGWNAAVSTRSTVGKNLVEILAAGKEYSLSLRPKGEGASVLTPDGLRQNYFNNVERDTSRFDLIGSVTRSYSDLFGSHLLKGGGGIVHTSFDGIDRSLPLDVVGTDAALVGRVRFLGDPSVEGSDLVASAYLQDLWRLNHRLGVELGIRYDYDDLLSDSRIVPRFAFAAALDRDGRTILRGGAGVFYDHVSLHADAFEQFQNRVETGFGAGSGSDPTIVFQHRIADEGLSSPRSVSWNLELNRELAKGLQLQVGYRHREGAKEMVIDRIVEGNRGTYLLSSRGESESRELEATLRLSTRPDRELFLAYTRSRSEGDLNDLGALYQNLRYPLIYANERSRLGHDVPHRFLLWGTWRLPRDIEVRPSFEWRSGFPYTVYDRGFAPEGERNRGGRFPRFFSFDIRVTRGVRVKGRDIRLGLQLNNIGSHFNPRDVVSNEGSARFGQYLNSVDMGISLRLTLSRVWSKEE